A DNA window from Candidatus Roseilinea sp. contains the following coding sequences:
- a CDS encoding NADH-quinone oxidoreductase subunit J, with the protein MTHSETMTIHQVLFIVMALAILGSAIFVVTTSNLFRAALMLILTFFGIAGLFVLLDIGLFAVAQVLIYIGAIAILIIFAVMLTRGMQGMVPRNSQAVAAAVTVGIIFAVLLLLFGPLRVTVDVARWPVFSLFAGNASPRDVGGIEWTPPNQPIPAMPETYIADFGRSLVDGNQYLLPFLLIAFLVDVVLAGAIFIARQRRPAEVIEDRRRQAEEAAEEAEAMRQAGMTPDVAPLPEGAVASTAEH; encoded by the coding sequence ATGACGCATTCGGAAACCATGACGATCCATCAAGTGCTCTTCATCGTGATGGCCCTGGCCATCCTCGGATCGGCGATCTTCGTCGTCACCACCAGCAACCTCTTTCGTGCGGCGCTGATGCTGATCCTCACATTTTTCGGCATCGCGGGGTTGTTCGTGCTGCTGGACATCGGCCTGTTCGCCGTGGCACAGGTGCTGATCTACATCGGCGCCATCGCCATTTTGATCATCTTCGCCGTGATGCTCACGCGCGGCATGCAGGGCATGGTGCCGCGCAATTCACAGGCGGTCGCCGCGGCGGTGACTGTGGGGATCATCTTCGCAGTGCTCCTGCTTCTGTTCGGCCCACTCCGTGTGACGGTGGATGTTGCGCGCTGGCCGGTCTTCTCGCTGTTCGCCGGCAACGCTTCTCCCCGCGACGTTGGCGGCATCGAGTGGACGCCCCCCAATCAGCCAATCCCGGCCATGCCGGAGACTTACATCGCCGATTTTGGCCGCTCACTGGTGGACGGGAACCAGTATCTACTGCCTTTCCTGCTGATCGCCTTCTTGGTAGATGTGGTGCTGGCCGGCGCGATCTTCATTGCGCGCCAACGCCGGCCGGCCGAGGTCATTGAGGATCGCCGTCGCCAGGCCGAAGAAGCTGCCGAGGAAGCCGAGGCGATGCGGCAGGCCGGCATGACGCCAGATGTTGCGCCGCTGCCGGAAGGCGCAGTGGCTTCAACCGCCGAACACTGA
- the nuoK gene encoding NADH-quinone oxidoreductase subunit K: MQNLLNGIPLWWYLVVSAALFCIGLYGVLARKNAIALLMGVELMLNAANINLLAFWRYLTPASSGGLAFAAFVLVIAAAEAAVGLALIISVYRITRSIDPEKLDQMKL; this comes from the coding sequence ATGCAAAACCTGCTCAACGGAATCCCGCTGTGGTGGTATCTCGTCGTATCGGCGGCGCTGTTCTGCATCGGCCTATATGGCGTGCTGGCGCGCAAGAATGCCATCGCTTTGTTGATGGGCGTCGAGCTGATGCTGAACGCTGCCAACATCAATCTGCTGGCCTTCTGGCGCTATCTGACGCCGGCATCGTCTGGCGGGCTGGCTTTCGCAGCCTTCGTGCTCGTGATCGCTGCTGCCGAAGCTGCGGTCGGCCTCGCGCTGATTATTTCGGTCTATCGCATCACTCGCAGCATTGATCCGGAGAAGCTAGACCAGATGAAGCTGTGA
- a CDS encoding NADH-quinone oxidoreductase subunit L, which produces MSHETLTTLLWLAPLPPILAFAVIALFTNRYRQTSSTIAVLAMIASLVMSFIVFFSVWQMKDLGKKPIGGQIGWLPTGETVLNIGVVVDPLGATFLFMVPLACTLIFIYSIGYMSADPRYTRFFAYLSLFAGSMMGLVVSDNLLTLFIFWELMGFCSYSLIGFFYQKPSAYKAAVKAFMTTRVGDMLLLLGMVYLYAQTGTLNFHAILHNEEVLKELAATPAVLGLGISAAGLIAILIFGGTVGKSAQWPLHVWLPDAMEGPTPVSAMIHAATMVSAGIFMLLRFFPLLLAAGEHSAAFTIVGLIGAFTAFLGATIAVAQYDIKRVLAFSTISQLGFMVAAVGIGAYVAAAFHLLTHAFFKALLFLASGSVIHGMEHGHHHVSHAHHSGHEGHSAHGHAPHGEHADPTGDDAHAFDPQDMRNMGGLRARMPITFVTFLIGGLALAGFPFITAGFWSKDEIFADAYYHGLVKGDGLATLVFLVLVASALLTAFYTMRQIAMTFLGQPRTEAAAHATESVPSMTFPLIVLAVFALFIGFINIPKDFPIFGALMGDGAFWLKNFIASMLLEKPEPLAFNIVPVLFSIGVALGGLALGWLVYARHPLQAGQTDPVEKLPVFDFLHHRWYWDELYRKIFINPLQAIADNYSRVVDKGVIDRILEGGYALGARVTQGFAEFDRVVITGFSDAVGRFFRSLGDWGRELQTGQVQNYLLSGLIMVIAILAFFLFLFQ; this is translated from the coding sequence ATGTCGCACGAAACCCTGACTACACTGCTCTGGCTTGCGCCGCTGCCGCCGATCTTGGCGTTTGCGGTCATCGCGCTGTTCACCAACCGCTACCGGCAGACCAGCTCGACGATCGCCGTGCTCGCGATGATTGCATCTTTGGTGATGTCATTCATCGTGTTCTTCAGCGTCTGGCAGATGAAAGACCTGGGCAAGAAGCCCATCGGCGGGCAGATCGGCTGGTTGCCCACCGGCGAGACCGTCTTAAACATCGGCGTCGTCGTGGACCCGCTCGGCGCGACCTTCCTGTTCATGGTGCCGCTGGCGTGCACGCTGATCTTCATTTACAGCATCGGCTACATGTCGGCGGATCCACGCTACACGCGCTTCTTCGCCTACCTCAGCCTGTTCGCCGGCTCGATGATGGGCCTGGTGGTCAGCGATAACTTGCTCACCCTGTTCATCTTCTGGGAGCTGATGGGCTTTTGCTCCTACTCGCTGATCGGCTTCTTCTACCAGAAGCCCTCGGCCTACAAAGCGGCGGTCAAGGCTTTCATGACGACGCGCGTGGGCGACATGTTGCTGTTGCTGGGCATGGTGTATCTCTACGCCCAGACCGGCACGCTGAACTTCCACGCCATCCTGCACAACGAAGAGGTGCTGAAAGAGCTGGCCGCGACGCCGGCCGTGCTCGGGCTGGGCATTTCGGCTGCCGGGCTGATCGCCATCTTGATCTTCGGCGGCACGGTGGGCAAGAGCGCGCAGTGGCCGCTGCATGTGTGGTTGCCCGACGCCATGGAAGGCCCGACGCCGGTCTCGGCCATGATCCACGCTGCCACGATGGTGAGCGCCGGCATCTTCATGCTGCTGCGCTTCTTCCCGCTGCTGTTAGCCGCCGGCGAACACAGCGCAGCCTTTACCATCGTCGGCCTCATCGGGGCGTTCACCGCCTTCCTAGGCGCGACGATTGCCGTAGCACAATACGACATCAAGCGCGTGCTGGCCTTCTCCACCATCTCGCAGCTCGGGTTCATGGTCGCGGCGGTCGGCATCGGCGCGTATGTGGCGGCGGCCTTCCATCTGCTCACGCATGCCTTCTTCAAGGCGCTGCTGTTCCTGGCTTCCGGCTCGGTCATCCACGGCATGGAGCATGGGCACCATCACGTGAGCCATGCCCATCACTCAGGCCATGAGGGCCATTCGGCGCACGGGCACGCCCCACACGGCGAACACGCCGATCCCACCGGCGATGACGCGCACGCTTTCGACCCGCAGGACATGCGCAACATGGGCGGTTTGCGCGCGCGCATGCCGATCACATTCGTCACGTTCCTGATCGGCGGCCTGGCGCTGGCCGGCTTCCCGTTCATCACCGCCGGATTCTGGAGCAAAGATGAGATCTTTGCCGATGCGTACTACCATGGTCTGGTGAAGGGCGATGGCTTGGCGACGCTCGTCTTTCTGGTGTTGGTGGCCAGCGCGCTTCTGACGGCGTTCTACACCATGCGCCAGATCGCCATGACCTTCCTCGGCCAGCCGCGCACCGAAGCGGCCGCGCACGCGACCGAAAGCGTCCCCTCGATGACCTTCCCGCTGATCGTCCTGGCCGTCTTCGCGCTGTTCATCGGTTTCATCAACATCCCGAAGGACTTCCCGATCTTCGGCGCCCTGATGGGCGATGGCGCCTTTTGGTTGAAGAACTTCATCGCCAGCATGCTGCTGGAGAAGCCGGAGCCGCTGGCGTTCAACATCGTGCCGGTGTTGTTCTCGATCGGCGTGGCGCTGGGCGGCCTGGCGCTCGGGTGGTTGGTCTATGCGCGCCACCCGCTGCAGGCCGGCCAGACCGACCCGGTGGAGAAGCTGCCGGTGTTCGACTTCCTCCATCACCGCTGGTACTGGGACGAGTTGTATCGCAAGATCTTCATCAATCCGCTGCAAGCCATCGCCGATAACTACTCGCGCGTGGTGGACAAGGGGGTGATCGACCGCATCCTGGAAGGGGGTTATGCCCTCGGCGCGCGCGTGACGCAGGGCTTTGCCGAGTTCGACCGCGTCGTGATCACCGGCTTCTCCGATGCGGTGGGCCGCTTCTTCCGCAGCCTGGGTGATTGGGGACGCGAACTACAGACCGGACAAGTGCAGAACTACCTGCTGTCCGGCCTGATCATGGTCATCGCGATTCTGGCGTTCTTCTTGTTCCTGTTTCAGTGA
- the nuoM gene encoding NADH-quinone oxidoreductase subunit M has translation MNLLSTNLLSVMTYLPLVGMLLVLVTPSSQTRLIKWGSIAFSLIPLGLSIAAWAGYDRAQGGYQYLESMVWFPQINSVYKVGVDGISLPLVVLTCFLTPLAMIFSLNIERSPKAYFALFFLLQTTVLGVFIALDLILFFLFYEVSLVPMYFLISQWGGANRRYASFKFILYTMFASLGMLLAIQVIGLASKSFDLTYLESSLGRPFTGNNQVEFFGWEPTVWKAIAFIAFSIAFALKIPIWPLHTWLPDAHTEAPTGGSMMLAGILLKLGGYGFFRLVMPLFPDVFAQPVLPGLSVFGAPLNYSVLLALLAFLSILLGAFAAWGQTDFKRLVAYSSINHMGFVALGIASAGLALAPNSTVREIDATIAGSGAVLQMVTHGLSSAAMFALVGVVYERAHTRDLNQYGGLWTIMPIYGAVLIFCSMGSLGLPGLSGFVSEFMVTRGAWSVHTLLTILSMAGLLITGIYILKAIQKVLHGPLGEAWRHHPLPDMNFAEILGIAPLMGAMLMLGVWPALALNVINVGVQGLLR, from the coding sequence ATGAATCTACTGAGCACAAACCTGCTGTCGGTAATGACCTACCTGCCGCTGGTGGGCATGTTGCTGGTGCTGGTCACGCCATCCAGCCAGACCCGGCTGATCAAATGGGGGTCCATCGCCTTCAGCCTGATTCCGCTGGGGCTTTCGATTGCGGCGTGGGCCGGCTACGACCGCGCCCAGGGCGGCTACCAGTATCTGGAGAGCATGGTCTGGTTCCCCCAGATCAACTCGGTCTACAAAGTGGGCGTGGACGGCATCAGCCTGCCGCTGGTGGTGCTCACCTGCTTCCTCACACCGCTGGCGATGATCTTCTCGCTCAACATCGAGCGCAGCCCCAAGGCGTACTTCGCGCTCTTCTTCCTATTGCAGACGACGGTGCTGGGCGTGTTCATCGCGCTCGACCTCATCCTGTTCTTCCTGTTCTATGAGGTCAGCCTGGTGCCGATGTACTTCCTCATCAGCCAGTGGGGCGGGGCGAACCGGCGCTATGCCTCCTTCAAGTTCATCCTCTACACGATGTTCGCCAGCCTGGGCATGTTGCTGGCGATCCAGGTGATCGGCCTGGCCTCCAAGAGCTTCGACCTCACGTATCTCGAATCGTCGCTTGGCCGTCCGTTCACCGGCAACAACCAGGTCGAGTTCTTCGGCTGGGAGCCGACCGTCTGGAAGGCCATCGCGTTCATCGCCTTCAGCATCGCCTTCGCGCTGAAAATCCCGATCTGGCCGCTGCACACCTGGCTGCCCGACGCGCACACCGAGGCGCCGACCGGCGGCTCGATGATGCTGGCCGGCATCCTGCTCAAGCTCGGCGGCTACGGCTTCTTCCGGCTGGTCATGCCACTCTTCCCCGATGTATTCGCGCAGCCGGTGTTGCCCGGGCTGAGCGTGTTCGGCGCGCCGCTCAACTACAGCGTGCTGCTGGCCCTGCTGGCCTTCCTGAGCATCCTGCTGGGGGCCTTCGCCGCCTGGGGACAGACCGACTTCAAGCGGCTGGTCGCCTATTCCTCCATCAACCACATGGGCTTTGTGGCCCTGGGCATCGCCTCGGCGGGATTGGCGCTGGCGCCCAACTCCACCGTGCGCGAAATTGACGCCACCATCGCCGGCAGCGGCGCCGTGCTACAAATGGTGACGCACGGCCTCTCCTCGGCGGCCATGTTCGCCCTGGTCGGCGTGGTGTACGAACGCGCCCACACGCGCGACCTGAACCAGTATGGCGGCCTGTGGACGATCATGCCGATCTACGGCGCCGTGCTCATCTTCTGCTCGATGGGTTCGCTGGGGTTGCCCGGCCTGTCCGGGTTTGTGAGCGAGTTCATGGTCACGCGCGGCGCGTGGTCGGTGCACACCCTGCTCACCATCCTCTCGATGGCCGGCTTGCTCATCACCGGCATCTACATCCTCAAGGCGATCCAGAAAGTGCTGCATGGGCCGCTGGGTGAAGCGTGGCGGCATCACCCGCTGCCGGATATGAACTTCGCCGAGATCCTCGGCATCGCCCCGTTGATGGGCGCGATGTTGATGCTGGGCGTGTGGCCGGCGCTGGCGCTCAATGTGATTAACGTAGGCGTGCAAGGGTTGTTAAGGTAG
- a CDS encoding NADH dehydrogenase subunit M — protein MTNVPFLTLIMLVPLIGAIIILLVPRDREDVIKTIAAMASFVSLLLSLAVFFGYDRTLGGFQFQEKATWIPEFGIGYHVGVDGFSAPQLVLTGIVMFCAVLVSWRSADRPREYFAFLLLLVAGVFGSFIALDIFLLLIFYELVLFPVYVLIAGWGSKRREYAAMKLTIYLFVGSLVAIIGLLAVYFQTGNSFDWFDIQAGVRNLPPEQSVQLQRTWFLPIFVGFGVLASLWPLHNWSPDGYAAAPTAVSMLHGGVLKATGAYCGLRIGIQLLPEGAKYWMPVIVFLCMAGLIYAALIAFRQTDLKYIIGFSSVSHLGLVLLGLAALNELGLNGAGLELFAGGVMTGLMFALVGMIYERAHLRDVRELNGLARVMPLAAVGFVIGALTLMGMPGLPGFPAELQIFMGLWNASATPSAMFAGATNGWYAVVAVASIVVIVINAAWTLRVAGRVYFSEPQDMELQKLPRLDALEKTAIVLMCAVLIVVGVLPNTVMSVINAGVQAIIRGLTATG, from the coding sequence ATGACGAACGTCCCGTTCCTCACCCTCATCATGCTCGTGCCGCTCATCGGCGCGATCATCATCCTGCTCGTGCCGCGCGATCGGGAGGATGTGATCAAGACCATCGCGGCCATGGCGTCATTCGTCTCGCTGCTGCTCTCGCTGGCCGTATTCTTCGGCTACGATCGCACGCTCGGCGGCTTCCAGTTCCAGGAGAAAGCGACCTGGATACCGGAATTCGGCATCGGCTACCACGTCGGCGTGGATGGCTTCTCCGCGCCGCAGCTCGTGCTGACCGGCATCGTCATGTTCTGCGCAGTGCTGGTCTCATGGCGCTCCGCCGATCGCCCGCGCGAGTATTTCGCCTTCCTGCTGTTGCTCGTGGCCGGCGTGTTCGGCAGCTTCATCGCGCTCGACATCTTCTTGCTGCTCATCTTCTACGAGCTGGTGCTGTTCCCGGTCTACGTGCTCATCGCCGGCTGGGGCAGCAAGCGCCGTGAATACGCGGCGATGAAGCTGACGATCTACCTGTTCGTCGGTTCACTCGTGGCGATCATCGGCCTGCTGGCCGTTTACTTCCAGACCGGCAATTCGTTCGACTGGTTCGACATTCAGGCCGGCGTGCGCAACCTGCCGCCTGAGCAATCCGTTCAGTTGCAGCGCACCTGGTTCTTGCCGATCTTCGTCGGCTTCGGCGTGCTGGCCAGCCTGTGGCCGTTGCACAACTGGTCGCCCGATGGCTACGCCGCAGCGCCCACCGCCGTCTCGATGTTGCACGGCGGCGTGTTGAAGGCCACCGGCGCCTACTGCGGCCTGCGCATCGGCATCCAACTGCTGCCGGAAGGCGCCAAATACTGGATGCCGGTGATCGTCTTCCTGTGCATGGCCGGCCTGATCTACGCGGCGCTGATCGCCTTCCGACAAACCGACCTCAAGTACATCATCGGCTTCTCGTCGGTCAGCCATCTCGGCCTGGTGCTGCTGGGCCTAGCCGCGTTGAACGAACTCGGCTTGAACGGCGCCGGGCTGGAGCTGTTTGCCGGCGGCGTGATGACCGGCTTGATGTTCGCCCTGGTGGGCATGATCTACGAGCGCGCGCATCTGCGCGACGTGCGCGAGCTGAACGGGCTGGCGCGAGTGATGCCCCTGGCAGCCGTCGGCTTCGTCATCGGCGCGCTCACGCTGATGGGCATGCCCGGCCTGCCGGGCTTCCCGGCCGAATTGCAAATCTTCATGGGCCTGTGGAACGCCTCGGCCACGCCGAGCGCGATGTTCGCAGGCGCGACGAACGGTTGGTACGCTGTTGTGGCTGTGGCCAGCATCGTCGTCATCGTCATCAACGCCGCTTGGACGTTGCGCGTGGCCGGCCGGGTGTACTTCAGCGAGCCACAGGACATGGAGCTGCAAAAGCTGCCTCGCCTCGACGCACTGGAGAAGACCGCCATTGTGTTGATGTGCGCGGTGCTCATCGTCGTCGGCGTGCTGCCGAACACGGTCATGTCGGTGATCAACGCCGGCGTGCAAGCGATCATTCGCGGCTTGACTGCAACGGGATAG
- the nuoN gene encoding NADH-quinone oxidoreductase subunit N, with protein MAGSFVEFNPAEFLGILPEILLLLWSMVVLALDLVSGRSLRRRTLGVTAAIGMIVILVVAIAGRPAESQTILGGMIRNDLYTFVFRIIFITAGALTCLVSIDFRSMRIGSEYYAIVIFTTIAMSLMAGANDLIMLFLATESSSLSLYLLAGFYRGNKLSAEAGMKYFIFGAVTSAVMLFGLSLFYGLSGGATSYQAIARALLNPDLRVPVSFAALLVLVGFAFKTSAFPFHFWAPDVYQGAPTPISGYISTASKAAGFAILMRFLFYTLPPGTSEASLTWAALMQPLAILTMVIGGLLALVQSNVKRMLAYSSVAQAGYILVGVTALAANQFNRAEALAAVIFYIATYMLTNICAFAVVGLVSERVGGDDLQHFNGLGRRAPYLALGMAAALVSLLGAPPLVGFVAKLLIFAPAIGVNLVALVVIAIIMVLVSVVYYLNVVRAMYVERTEHDAQPFYVPAPTGVVVLLTAVAIALLTIVSPPFWNLAVEAAQAFFPG; from the coding sequence ATGGCTGGTTCTTTCGTAGAGTTCAACCCTGCCGAGTTTCTCGGCATCCTGCCGGAGATTTTGCTGCTGCTGTGGTCCATGGTCGTGCTGGCGCTCGACCTGGTCTCTGGGCGGTCGCTCCGGCGGCGCACCCTGGGCGTGACGGCGGCCATCGGCATGATCGTCATCCTGGTTGTTGCTATCGCCGGCCGGCCGGCCGAATCGCAGACCATCCTCGGCGGCATGATCCGCAACGACCTGTATACGTTCGTCTTCCGCATCATCTTCATCACCGCCGGCGCGCTCACCTGCCTGGTCTCGATTGACTTCCGCTCGATGCGGATCGGCAGCGAGTACTACGCCATCGTCATCTTCACGACGATCGCCATGTCGCTCATGGCCGGCGCGAACGACCTGATCATGCTGTTTCTGGCCACCGAGTCGTCGAGCCTGTCGTTGTACCTGCTGGCCGGCTTCTACCGCGGCAACAAACTGAGCGCCGAAGCCGGCATGAAGTATTTCATCTTTGGCGCGGTCACCTCGGCAGTGATGTTGTTCGGCCTCAGCCTGTTCTACGGCTTGAGCGGCGGCGCCACCAGTTATCAAGCGATTGCCCGCGCGCTGCTCAACCCCGATCTGCGCGTGCCGGTGTCCTTTGCGGCTTTGCTTGTGCTGGTCGGGTTCGCCTTCAAGACATCGGCTTTCCCGTTCCACTTCTGGGCGCCGGACGTATATCAGGGCGCGCCGACGCCGATCTCCGGTTACATCAGCACCGCGTCGAAGGCAGCCGGCTTCGCCATCCTGATGCGCTTCTTGTTCTACACGCTGCCGCCCGGCACCTCGGAAGCATCGTTGACCTGGGCAGCGCTCATGCAGCCGCTCGCCATCCTGACCATGGTCATCGGCGGCCTGCTGGCGCTGGTGCAGAGCAACGTCAAACGCATGCTGGCCTACTCCAGCGTTGCGCAGGCCGGCTACATCCTCGTCGGCGTGACGGCGCTGGCCGCCAACCAGTTCAACCGCGCCGAGGCGCTGGCGGCGGTGATCTTCTACATCGCCACCTATATGCTCACCAACATCTGCGCCTTCGCCGTCGTCGGCCTCGTCTCCGAGCGCGTGGGTGGGGACGACCTCCAGCACTTCAACGGGCTGGGCCGGCGCGCGCCCTATCTCGCGTTGGGCATGGCCGCGGCCCTGGTCAGCCTGTTGGGCGCGCCCCCGCTGGTCGGCTTTGTCGCCAAATTGCTGATCTTCGCGCCGGCCATCGGCGTCAACCTGGTCGCCCTCGTCGTCATCGCCATCATCATGGTGCTGGTGTCGGTCGTGTATTACTTGAACGTGGTGCGCGCGATGTACGTGGAGCGCACCGAACACGACGCCCAACCGTTCTATGTGCCTGCGCCGACCGGCGTCGTGGTGTTGCTCACCGCCGTCGCCATCGCGCTGTTGACCATCGTATCGCCACCGTTCTGGAACCTGGCCGTCGAGGCGGCGCAGGCGTTCTTCCCGGGATGA
- the atpB gene encoding ATP synthase subunit a, producing MKGLKFLVILVLAIVAGLLLSSFTLNINGVAVPFKTFIPNIVVPSEPLGPDWLHNTLFTTLIVDAVIIVLALLGARGLRNTLTGTNWFARAWETFIEFLYNNYLVPTLGSRAKVVAPIAISIFTFIMIAGFFELLPGHESVGKMEAAPANLRGFCAVKTGGLWLITGYEVDKAKGFAESCGYTLEQAEGVAVADGAKMAALTSDVRAAPTMAGGTDPNAGAALIPFLRRPTSSLSTTLALAVLAFLFIEYQGIRANGIHYFSRFIQVDAWRRAHQGMMQGLVGNIQAGLVGPLELISEFIRIVSFSFRLFGNMFAGTVLVFVMTSILPTLLPTVFYGLEFAIAVIQAFVFMMLITVFTSLAVAHGEH from the coding sequence ATGAAAGGGTTGAAGTTTCTCGTCATCCTGGTCCTGGCCATCGTGGCCGGCCTCCTGCTCAGCAGCTTCACGTTGAACATCAACGGTGTGGCTGTACCGTTCAAGACGTTCATCCCCAACATCGTCGTGCCTTCGGAGCCGCTCGGCCCGGATTGGCTGCACAACACGTTGTTCACGACGCTGATCGTGGACGCGGTGATCATTGTGCTGGCCTTGCTGGGCGCGCGCGGCTTGCGCAACACGCTCACCGGAACCAACTGGTTCGCGCGCGCATGGGAGACGTTCATCGAGTTCCTTTACAACAACTACCTCGTGCCTACGCTCGGCTCGCGCGCGAAGGTGGTGGCGCCGATTGCAATCTCGATCTTCACCTTCATCATGATCGCCGGCTTCTTCGAGTTATTGCCCGGCCACGAGTCCGTCGGCAAGATGGAAGCCGCGCCGGCCAACCTGCGCGGTTTTTGCGCCGTCAAAACCGGGGGCCTGTGGTTGATCACCGGCTACGAAGTGGATAAGGCGAAGGGCTTTGCCGAGTCGTGCGGCTACACGCTCGAGCAGGCCGAGGGCGTGGCAGTCGCCGACGGCGCCAAAATGGCTGCGCTGACCAGCGACGTGCGGGCCGCTCCGACGATGGCCGGCGGCACAGATCCGAACGCCGGAGCCGCGCTCATCCCCTTCCTACGCCGTCCGACCTCTTCGCTGAGCACGACGCTGGCTTTGGCGGTGCTCGCCTTCTTATTCATCGAGTATCAGGGCATCCGCGCCAATGGCATCCATTACTTCAGCCGTTTCATCCAGGTGGATGCCTGGCGGCGCGCGCATCAGGGCATGATGCAGGGCTTGGTGGGCAACATCCAGGCCGGCCTGGTCGGCCCGCTCGAGTTGATCTCCGAGTTCATCCGCATCGTGTCGTTCTCGTTCCGACTTTTCGGCAACATGTTCGCCGGGACGGTGCTCGTCTTTGTGATGACGTCTATCCTCCCGACCTTGTTGCCCACCGTCTTCTACGGCTTGGAGTTTGCGATCGCCGTGATCCAAGCCTTCGTGTTCATGATGTTGATCACCGTGTTCACTTCGCTGGCCGTGGCGCACGGCGAGCACTGA
- the uxuA gene encoding mannonate dehydratase, producing MIDIAQLPMRVAIGQVNELSDEFLDFARQMGLQDVQMNLYSLPPDMKDTGRLEFSDLLRLRSRAEDRGLRLIAIENVPIHFYDKIMLGKAGRERQLENMQETIRNLGRAGIPIFGYHFIATGVWRTGWDTPIRGGAISNSFKLALAERAPLSFDREYDEEEMWANYHWYMERILPVAEEYNVRMALHPDDPPVPKLGGVPRLFRNFENFKRAMEAHPSPMHGLDYCHGCWSEMRGGAGVLESIEYFGRQGRIFYVHFRDVKGGCDDFTECFLGEGNSDMFRVMLTLKRVGFNGFMIDDHVPALVNDSPWRHRGHAFATGYMLGLLQAVNAIADAHLDDCG from the coding sequence ATGATTGACATTGCCCAACTCCCTATGCGCGTCGCCATTGGCCAGGTGAACGAGCTGAGCGACGAGTTCCTCGACTTCGCCCGGCAGATGGGGCTGCAAGACGTGCAGATGAACCTTTACAGCTTGCCACCGGATATGAAGGACACCGGCCGGCTGGAGTTCTCGGATCTGCTGCGGCTGCGCAGCCGGGCCGAGGATCGCGGCCTGCGCCTGATCGCCATCGAGAACGTGCCGATTCACTTCTACGACAAGATCATGCTGGGCAAAGCAGGCCGCGAGCGCCAGCTCGAGAACATGCAGGAGACGATTCGCAACTTGGGCCGGGCTGGCATCCCCATCTTCGGCTATCACTTCATCGCCACCGGCGTGTGGCGCACCGGCTGGGATACGCCCATCCGCGGCGGTGCCATCAGTAACAGCTTCAAACTGGCGCTGGCGGAGCGCGCGCCGCTGTCCTTCGACCGCGAGTACGACGAGGAAGAGATGTGGGCGAATTACCACTGGTACATGGAGCGCATCCTGCCGGTGGCCGAGGAGTACAACGTGCGCATGGCACTGCACCCCGACGATCCGCCCGTGCCCAAGCTGGGCGGCGTGCCACGCCTGTTCCGCAATTTTGAGAATTTCAAGCGCGCGATGGAGGCGCACCCCAGCCCAATGCACGGCCTGGACTACTGCCATGGCTGCTGGAGCGAGATGCGCGGCGGCGCCGGCGTGTTGGAGAGCATCGAGTACTTTGGCCGGCAGGGGCGCATCTTCTACGTGCACTTCCGCGACGTGAAAGGCGGGTGCGACGATTTCACCGAGTGCTTCCTCGGCGAGGGCAACAGCGACATGTTCCGGGTGATGCTGACGCTTAAGCGGGTCGGCTTCAACGGCTTCATGATTGACGACCACGTGCCGGCGCTGGTGAACGACTCGCCGTGGCGTCACCGGGGGCACGCCTTCGCTACCGGCTACATGCTCGGCCTGTTACAGGCGGTCAATGCGATCGCCGATGCGCATCTGGATGACTGCGGCTGA